GATGACCTGTCCTCAACTGAATGTTATTTGTCGAGTGGATTTCATACACAAGAAAGAGTCGACGAGACACCTTCTTTTACATTTCTTGTATTCATCAGTTTTCCTTATTCCAGCAAAAATGCAAGAGCAGTAACAGTCAAGATTCCAGCATTCTTCCATCTACCCACTAACATTATCCGCCAAAAATATTTGTAGTGATATCATCTGTATACAATTATCCAATGCTAAATGTTAGTTTTTTTATGATTAAACATCtctcaaagaaaaaaaaaaaaggtgatgAAAGCTAAAAAGTGATGTCATTAGATAAAGTAGGTACAGTAGTAAGAGAAAGTGACAGGAAATAAAACAAAATGGAAaaacataaacattttaaaaacataaaCATCTTTTTACATAAACATATGCTACCTACATATCCCTAGACTTTTTGCCTTGCATTCTTTCAAAGGTTTTATTAGTTGCCTACATAATTGCTTCATATCTGTAGGGCACTAGGGGGTAACTAGCCCTCCAAAGAACAATATCTAATTGCTGACAAAAAAAGCAACATTTGGAGAAGAAAATTTAATGTGGATTGTGTCATGCTTAGGCAAATAAAGTATAACGGGAAATAAATGGCTCCAAttttacacttttttttgttatttcattaAATGTTTTTAGAAAAGGGGCATTTTTTTAAAGTCCCGGTGTAACTGGCCCACTATGAGAAGATTTGATGTAAAGTCCATCTTTTTACCTCACCTGCACATTAATTTTCTTTGTTTTCCTTTTCCATACAATCCATTATGTACAATTGCACTACATATTATTTAAATGCAAGATTTTAATTCCCAGCAGTCTTTAAAATGACATTCAGGAGCAAAATGTTTTCAATAGTTGTTTTTAATTCATTTTATTTTCATTGGAATGTAACTAATAACATTGTACTATAACATTTCATAACAACTTAACTAATTCCTTGTAACACTGACCTGGCAACTCTTATGCTCTGCGAAAGCTATACCCAGTAAAATTGGAGCACAACTCGTGAGCCCACCTCCTGCACTGCTCATACCTAATCCAGTTCCCACCTGCACTGCTCACACCTAATCCAGTCCCCACCTACACTGCTCACACATAATCCAGTCCCCACCTGTGAGTGAGAACAGGGAGAGATGCCAATTGAAAAGCTCTTAAAAACATAGCTAGTTATCCAGCAATATGACATAAAAAGCTGTGTCAAATAGCTTAAAGGCTATAAAGTAACTTTAACTGTAAAGCTATCAGTCACTTGTTTAAACATTTTACAACTGCAATTAAGTTACGTTatctttttaatttattttacctCAGACAATATGGTAGTAAGGTTGCTGGCTACCTTGTAGCCTCAACCATCCCCTCTCAAAATCAATCTCTTCACTTTGATTACAATTATTATCCTTCTTATCCATAACTTTATAAATGTAAACATGGTATGTAATTGTGCAGTAAACACCAGTCATACCAAAATGGTTTCATATAAGCCTATGCCTTTTTAATGTTATTATTTAGGAATACTCTGAGAATGTAATAATTGAGTTGATGTGACCCTGAAGGGACTGAGGGAATGAAATTATGTAACGAAGGTTCACTTTCTTTGAGACTTGTTTGTCTGCTGTCATGAACCGGCTCGTAGCCCGTAACAAAGAGGGAAACAACGTGGAGATGACGGAATAAGagcaaaaagtaagagcaaagGGAAAGAATTCGGcaaacagagtgggagggtcgtcacactgtGATGATGCACCTTTGCAGGTATGTGAAAGGTAAAACAACAATACAACTAAGAGGTTGTTGTCTACTTTCCTCCTCACAGATGAAGTAATGTAGCTAACATTGGAATCCCCTGACAGTGTGCAGTACAGTTTTAGACATATGAATTAGTCAATTGATTCGCTGTCTTTTCAGTGCAGTGACATAAATGGCAAAGATATTATGGCAAAGACTGGAAAGTTGTCATATACTGTCAAAATAGTATGTAATGATCATTCAATTAAAACGATACTAAATGAGTTTATCATTCATGTTAGAATTCTGTCAGTAGAATGTAAAATCTGTAATAGAACACCAAATTCAATGGTGAACCATTGTGATGTCAGTGTCAGGTAGAGCTGAGAGGGACAGCACTTCTGTAGTGATCAGTCAGTGTCAGGTAGAGCTGAGAGGGACAACACTTCTGTAGTGGTCAGTCAGTGTCAGGTAGAGCTGAGAGGGACAGCACTTCTGTAGTGGTCAGTCAGTGTCAGGTAGAGCTGAGAGGGACAGCACTTCTGTAGTGGTCAGTCAGTGTCAGGTAGAGCTGAGAGGGACAGCACTTCTGTAGTGGTCAGTCAGTGTCAGGTAGAGCTGAGAGGGACAGCACTTCTGTAGTGGGCAGTCAGTGTCAGGTAGAGCTGAGAGGGACGGCACTTCTGTAGTGGTCAGTCAGTGTCAGGTAGAGCTGAGAGGGACAGCACTTCTGCAGTGGTTAGTGAGTGAGCCAAGATGAAGCTAAAGAAAGGAGCTCTTTTAAATTATCTGGACTTTGACAGTGTCTACTGTCTTCTCTCCCTGCGCAACGGCAAAATACTGTCTGATTACTTCAAACTACTGGATGTCCACAACAGGAACACTCTAAATGGTAGATTGTGGCTTTATGTCTAAGTATTCCTGAGTTCATTCATGTACTTAGATTTGTGTGGGTAATGTGGCGAGAGTAACATGACAGAAAAACATTGGTAAAAACATTAaaatttgtgtctatgtattcaTAGACATCCAGCTAATTTGTGTCCTCATAACGTGTATGGGTGTAACCTGACAAAAAAAATTATGTTGGTTATTAAAACATTTCTCCACAAACTTTATTAAAGCAGCAAACAGTAGGCTAAGTGGCCATTTCTCTTCTTCTTACAGACATCCAGTTCTACCACTTCATGCACCATGTGACTGACCTAAAGAAGAAGGAGATCATGATGACCTTTGACATGTTAGACTGGAACGCCAGCGGAGAGATCGGCTTTGAACAGTTCTACATGCTGGTCTGCATCCTGCTCTGCAGCGAGgtggtgttcctctctctctccccctccccctctctgtgtgtgtgtgtgtgtgtgtgtgtgtgtgtgtgtgtgtgtgtgtgtgtgtgtgtgtgtgtgtgtatatttgtcttgTCTGCCAACATTGAACTATATTATGTCATAATGGTTACTACAGAACCATGTGGTCAGGAGAATAGAGCTTGTGTGTCAGAACCGTGTGGTCAAACTGAAGGTCATTAAAGTCCATTATTTGTTGATCTTGTTAATCATGGCGAAACAACTTCTCATATCTGGCAAAGAGATGAAAACCCCTTTATCACAACCTGCTTCCCAATTCCCCTTTCACATCTCATTCAACAATTACAGTCACCTTTACAGATATAACAAAAGGCTTTTTACGGCCATGATTCAATGTTGACCAGAAAACAGAGGTTTCATAGAAATGTTTTCTATTAAAAGTTTTCTATTTAACCCTTGTTTTACCAGgtcagttgactgagaacactttctcatttacagcaacaacctgggaaaggagaggggggatgaatgagccaattggaagctggggatgattaggtggccatgatggtataggggccagattgggaatttaaccaggacaccagggttaacacccctactcttacaataagtgccatgggatctttagtgaccacagagagtcaggacacccgtttaacgtacCATCCGAAAGACCTTACAAAAGAAAGACCAATGTCCCCAATCATTGCCCTGTGGcattgggataaaaaaaaaattgtccagaGGAAAGAGTGCATCCTAAACCACTTCCAGCTGCGTCTGGTCTCCCATCGAGGGAcaaaccaggaccaaccctgcttagcttcaaaggccagccagcagtgggatgcatagtggtatgctgctggcttgaatgtgtgtgtgtgtgtgtgtgtgtgtgtgtgtgtgtgtgtgtgtgtgtgtgtgtgtgtgtgtgtgtgtgtgtgtgtgtgtgtgtgtgtgtgtgtgtgtgtgtgtgtgtgtgtgtgcttgcatgcgtgcgtgtgtgtgtgtgtgacctcttcCAGTACCACGTCGAGAAGAACTTTATCTTCCGTCACTCCAGGCCGGTGTTTGAGTTGCTGGACATGGACGGAGGTCGCACCATCAGCCCCGCCGAGTTCCAGGCCTCTGGCTTCCTGTTCAACCTCAAGGGACACGCCCTCGATAAGATTTTATACGAGTTCGACGTCTCCGGAGACGAGGTACACTGACTCTCTGGGTttgaaatggcagcctattcactatactgtatagtgcactacctttgacaagGGCCCAAGATCTTCTAGTTTGATGTCTCTAGTTAGAGACGTCCTACTCTAAGCCGTGATACGTCCTGGGCTGTCCAGAGACAGCGATGTCTCCACTAACCAGCTTTAGGTTGCCCtctatgtgtttatctacaaAGCATACTATACACCTCTGTGTCTCTATTAGCACCTGAACTACAAGGAGTTTAAGATGTTCACTATGGCCTGTATCGACATGCAGGAGGAGACCAAGAAGATGCAGAAGTAAGGATTTAGTCTGATAACTTTAATTATTTTATCATTATTGCTTGTAACATATTTCTAAGCACTTTTACTTTTCTTTATTCGTAATTTATTTTCCTTTCATTGCTTGGATTTAATACTTATTTTGAAGAATGTTTTAATATGTTTTAAATACATTTGGATGTGTTTTGAACCCAGGTTACAGGTAAGGAGAACCAACACCCCCAGACAGGAAAGAGGTGCGACCAACGCAGGGGTAACAAACACACCTCCCGACTCACACAGCGGATGCAGCAGCCACACTGActgagagatatggagagagggagagagggagagagggagaaagaggagaatagaggaggagtGAAGTTGTTTACACGGCTGAGAAAAAATAAAGATGTTTGTTTAGGAAGTGTTTCTTGTCTATACCTGGCAGAGGTGTTTGTAGAGTGCGTGTGTGTCAGCGTTCATGCAGGTaagtgtgtgaatatgtgtgtgtgtctgacgaaACACAACAGCCATACCAACATGAGCCACTGAAACTGGTTATCCACCTCTGCCAAAGGAACTACCAGGTTACAGTACCATGCTATACAGCTGAATCTACTCCTATACCTCAAAACATTTCCCTTTAGGCTCTAGGACTCTCGTTGAGTGATCCTCTGAGGTTTATTGCTACCACAAGTCTCTTCCAGGATTTCTATAACTCCTCTGTACCTCTGACTCTGAGTGGCCTGAGGGAAGTCTTCGTGTTTCTCTGTACCTCCAACTCTGTGTGACCTGAGGGAAGTCCTGATGTTTCTGATTGACTCCGAGGACACAGAATTACCCTCACTTCTCAGAAACCCCAGTCTCACTAACCTTTCACTCCGATACCACTCTTGTTCATGTGCAGACTCTCTGACCACTCATACCCACTCACTTGCTCAGAGGGAAGTGTACTGCATGACACAAATGTACATGACATCATCCCCACTTCCATCAGACACAGAGAAATCGGCAACAACGATGATGTAATGCAGATATCTATCGTTGCCTATTGGAGGATCACCAGTTGCTCTAGCACCACAATGCACCATAACCACCATCAGTATAATGTCTTGCAGAATCCCAGTTTCAAGGGTTTGCACTGTTGCCTTCTCAGTCTTTcacacctccctccatccatACTCAGTTTAAATGCCATGGCCCGTTCATGACCCTTGCCCCCTATGGTTCAGCCACAGTTCATCCTGTTGACCTCCCTATCAACTGTGTGTATTGTACCTCTGAGCCAACAAAGCCCTCCTCCACTTAACCTGCTCATTACAGAGGAACACTGGCTCATTATCTGATTTTAGTCATTGTTTCTGGTTCTTGAGGCACAGGGAGGACAAAAGAGACCCACGGCATTGTCAATGTGTCATAggcatacctgtgtgtgtgtgtgtgtgtgtgtgtctgtctgtcctctctctgtgctTTTGCATGCGACAGTGTTGGGAGGTCTAAGCTGGTGCTCCTTCCTCTCTGTAGTCAGGTGTTTCAGGTTTGACCACCTGCACAGCTGTGACACACAGTTCAGGGTCAGCAGGATTATATCATCTGCTCTGCCTTCAGCAGCCTCCTATGGTCAGGAAGTAACTGTTAAAAAGCAGAAGAGACCCAAACAACTTAATCTATTCCCAGTTTCCCTTACGGGCTAATTCAACTACACACATGTGttcgtatgtgtctgtgtgtgtgtgttcgtgtgtgtgtgtgtgtgtgtgtatgtgcgtttgggtgtgttcgtgtgtgtttgtgtgtgtgtgtttgtgtgtttgtttgtgtgtgtgtgtttgtgtgttcgtgtgtgtgtgtgtgtgttggttttttggtgtgttggtgtgtgtgtgtgtgtgtgtgtgtgtgtgtgttggtgcgtgtttgtgttcatgtgtgtttgtgtttgtgtgtttgtgtgtgttggtgcgtgtgtgtttgtgttcgtgtgtgtgtgcgtatgtgtgtattTTATGTGAATGTGGCTCCAGATCTTATGATAGAATGGTGTCGTTACACAatccaaagatggtggataaattaaGATATCCCATAAAGGCCATTTACCACTGAAGAAAATTGTCATAGTTCCTGTCCACTTAAGGGGTGGTTCTCCCATAGGTACCAATGcgatagcagctgggtctggtctacttagtttgTTGACTATATATATGTTCTAGATAAAAGGAACCAATGAAATGTCTCGCTTTGTCTTTCATTTCTAACAGAAGCGTCCCTAAGACAGCTGTCTGAAGACAGGAAATGGAGCACCTGCAATGCTTACATTTCACCACTAGATGGTGGCAGTAGCTTAGGGACGTTTGAGTAAATATCCTGCTTCTTTCAACTTTACAGTCTCTGAGTATGTGATGGTATCAAACTTTATTTGGGTATGAGACATTTCAGTGTCCTTATTTAGACCTGGCTTGATGTATGCTTCTTAGTAAGCATGTTCAAATAAGGCTTGTGTTGTGAGGTATGGACATGAAGTTATGTGGAGTTGAAAAGCACTTTTTGTGTGTGGTCATGTGGTCCTTCTGAGAGGTTGAAGCTCATGGTCATTAAATGAGTTCTGTACTTCAGTGGCCATATTGGGAAGCAGGGTTCTGTATTCCAGAAGCGGttaggtacatttacattttacattt
The sequence above is drawn from the Salmo salar chromosome ssa05, Ssal_v3.1, whole genome shotgun sequence genome and encodes:
- the LOC106604290 gene encoding EF-hand calcium-binding domain-containing protein 9, producing the protein MKLKKGALLNYLDFDSVYCLLSLRNGKILSDYFKLLDVHNRNTLNDIQFYHFMHHVTDLKKKEIMMTFDMLDWNASGEIGFEQFYMLVCILLCSEYHVEKNFIFRHSRPVFELLDMDGGRTISPAEFQASGFLFNLKGHALDKILYEFDVSGDEHLNYKEFKMFTMACIDMQEETKKMQKLQVRRTNTPRQERGATNAGVTNTPPDSHSGCSSHTD